CGCTGCTGGCCGCCTGCGGCGAAGAGGTTGCACCACTGGACCGCGTCGCGGCGGTCGTCAATCAGGCGATCGCCTTCGACGACCTGCTCGTTCTCGGCACCCAGCAGTTGGTGCCGCCGCCCAATGATCCGGCGGACGTCGCCGCCATGTGTCGTCCCTTCGCGGTCGACCCCGAAGGACTGATCGCGCGAGCAGCGATCTGGCTGAGCCTGCCGCACCTGCGGATGGACGAACGCGACTGGTCGGAAGTGCGGCATCTGCTGGCGGGCGAGGAGTAGGACTCACCACCGCAGCGCGCCGGGGGCGTCCACCGACACGGCCGGCCACAGCGGTGCAATCGGTGACTGGCGGCGGTACGGCTGACCGAGGGGTGGGCGGGGGTCCGGGTCGTTCCTGTTGGGCCAGAGGGACATGGCGCGTTCGGCCTGGGCGGTGATGGTCAGGGAGGGGTTGACGCCGAGGTTGGCCGAGACCGCGGCGCCGTCCACCACGTGCAGGCCGGGGTGGCCGTAGACCCGGTGGTACGGGTCGATCACCCCGTCGGCCGGTGACGCGCCGATGACCGCCCCGCCCAGGATGTGCGCGGTCAGCGGGATGTCGAACGGCTCGGTCAGCGCGCCGCCCGGCGTACCGTCGATCTCCTCCGCCAGTAACCGGGCCGCCCGATTGCCGGCGGGGATCCAGGTCGGGTTGGGGGTGCCGTGGCCGGGAGCGGCGACGAGCCGGCGGCCGAACGGCCCGCGCCGCAGCCCGGTGGCCAGCGAGTTGTCCGCCGACTGCATGACCAGGGCGATGACCGTACGCTCGGACCACCCCCGCACGGAGAGCATCCGGGCGGCCAGGCCGGGCTGCCGGAGCAGCTGCCCGAGCCAGCGACGCAGCCGGTGCGGGCCGCCGTCGACCAGCAGCGACTGGAGCAGGCCCATAGCGTTCGAGCCCCGACCGTAGCGGACCGGCTCGATGTGGGTCTGCGGATCCGGGTGGAACGAGCTGGTGATCGCCACCCCCTCGGTGAAGTCCACCCCCCGCTCGCGGGCTCGCCGGCGCGGCACGGAGGCGCCGAGGATCGCCTCCGAGTTGGTCCGGGTCAGCTCGCCGAGCCGGGCGGAGAGTCCGGGCAGCACGCCGCGCTCCCGCATCTCGTGCAGCAGCCGTTGGGTGCCGAGCGCGCCGGCGGCGACGACCACCTGGTCGGCGTGGATCATCTGCCGGCGGGTACGCAGCCACGCGCCGGTGCGTTCGGTCTGCACCTGGTAGCCGCCGTCGACCGGCCGGACCGAGGTCACCGTGGTCAGCGGGTGCACCCGGGCACCGAGCCGCTCGGCCAGCCAGAGGTAGTTCTTCACCAGCGTGTTCTTCGCCCCGAACCGACAACCGGTCATGCAGGCGCCGCAGTGGTGGCAGCCGGTACGCTCCGGCCCCGCCCCGCCGAAGTACGGGTCGGCGGCCCGCTCCCCCGGGCGCCCGATGTGCACGCCGACCGGGGTGGGGTGGAAGGTGTGCCCCACCCCCATCCGCTCGGCCACCCGCCGCATCGCCCGGTCCGCCCCGGTGACGATCGGGTACGTGGTCGCCCCGAGCATCCGTTTCGCCTGGTCGTAGTGCGGGGCCAGCTCGGCCCGCCAGTCGGTGATGTCCCGCCACTGCGGGTCGGCGTAGAAGGCGTCCAGCGGCTCGTAGAGGGTGTTGGCGTAGACCAGTGAGCCACCGCCCACCCCCGCCCCGGAGAGCACCAGCACCCCGCCGCCGGCCCGCCGGTCGGCCGCCCGGAGCAGCGTGATGCGCTGTAGGCCGAAGCAGCCCAGCCTCGGCGCCCACAGGAACCGCCGCAGCCGCCAGCTGGTCTGCGGGAACTCGTCGTCGGCGAACCGCCGGCCCGCCTCCAGCACGCCGACCGAGTAGCCCTTCTCGGCCAGCCGCAGCGCGGCGACGCTGCCGCCGAAGCCCGACCCGATGACCACCACGTCGTACCGCATGCACGCATCATTACTCGCGAGTAGCTCTCGCGCCAGGAACGGATTGTGGGCGATCATGCTCCGCACCCGACCGGGACGCAACCCCGAGGCCGGCTCACGGCGTTGGATCGGTATCGACAGAAGGAGGCGGGGGATGCTGCTCGGAGGGAACCGGAGACGGTTGACGCTGGTGCTGGCCGGCCTCGTCACGCTGGCGGTGGTGGCGCTGATCGGCGTGGTGGTGGCCCGAACGGTCACCGACAACCGCGCGGCGCCGACCGCCGGCACCACCAACCCGAGCGCGCAGCCGAGCCCGAGCCCTTCCACCCCGCCGCCGGGCGCCGACATCACCGGCCCGCTCAACCTGCTGCTGGTCGGCATCGACACCCGGGTCAGCGTGCCCGGCTGGGAGCCGCACGCCGACGCCGTACTCCTGCTGCACGTGCCCGCCGGGCTGTCCCGGGCGTACCTCTTCTCGCTCCCCCGCGACCTGGTGGTGGACATCCCGGCGTACGAGCCCGCCGGCTATCGCGGCGGGCGGACCAAGCTCACCCACGCGATGAGCTACGGCAGCCGGGTGCCGGACCGGCCGAAGCAGCCGGACCCCGCCCAGGGGTACGAGCTGCTGCGCCAGACGGTCAGCGACTACACCGGCCTGCGCATAGACGCGGGCGCGGTGCTGACCTTCGGCGGCTTCGACGAGTTGGTGGACAGTCTGGGTGGGGTGGACATCCACGTCGATCAGCGCGTGGTGTCGCGGCACCGACAGCCGGACGGCAAGCACCGGGAGCCCGGCCCCGGGGTGGGCGGCTACGTCGGGCCGCAGATGGTCTACGAGCCCGGGGACCGGCACCTCAACGGCTGGCAGGCGCTCGACTACGCCCGCCAGCGCTACCTGCCCGGCGGTGACTACGCCCGGCAGCGGCACCAGCAGCAGCTGATCCGGGCGCTGGTCGGGAAGATCCTCGACGAGGACCTGGCCCGGCAGCCCGAGCGGGTCGAGCAGGTGGTGACGGCCCTCGGCGACACGCTGCTCTACGTGGGCGGACGGCGGATCGTGGACTTCGCGTACGCCCTCGGCACGCTGTCGCCGCAGGCGCTCACGCTGGTCGGCCTGCCCGGCGCGTCGGTGGGCCGGGGCAGCGCCTACCGGGGCGAGGAGCTGACCCAGGTCGGCCGCCGCTTCCTCACCGAGCTACGCGCCGGCCGGGTCGACGCCTTCCTCGCCGACAACCCGAAGCTGAAGGTGCCGAGCTGACCGCTCCACCGCCGGGCGCTCGCAACGCCCCGCCCGGCGGCGGACCGAGACACAGGCCCTAGAGCCGCTTGGGGGCGGCGGGCTTCTTCTTGCCGTAGAGCCAGGCGTCGAAGAGCTTGTCCAGCTGCTTGCCGGAGATCCGCTCCGCCAGCGCCACGAACTCCTCCGTGGTGCCGTTGGCGTCGCGCTTCTCCTGGGCCCAGGTCTTGACGATGTCGAAGAACGCCTTGTCCCCCACGGACACCCGCAGGGCGTGCACCGTCATCGCGCCGCGCTGGTAGACCGACTCGCTGAACATGTTCTTCACCCCGGGCCGGCCCGGCGGGGTCCGCCAGACCTCCGCCGGCACCCGCTGCATCCGGATGTCGAACGCCTCCTTCGCGGTGAACTCGCCACTGTGCTCGGCCCACAGCCACTCGGCGTACGACGAGAGGCCCTCGTTGAGCCAGATGTCCTGCCACCGGCTCAGCGCCACGCTGTTGCCGAACCACTGGTGGGCGACCTCGTGCGCGACGACGTCGGTGTTCTCGCCCCGACGGAAGAAGCCCGCCGAGTAGACCGGCCGAGACTGCGTCTCCAGCGCGTACCGGATCCGCTCGTCCAAGACGACCACACCGCCGTACGCCTCGACCGGGTACGGGCCGAAGACGGTCTCCAGGTAGTCGGCCACCTTGACGGTCTTGGCGATCGAGGCGTCCGCGGCGCCCTTGGACACCTTCGTGGTCACCGCGTGGAACACCGGCCGCCCCTTGTGCGTCCCCTCGGTGAGTCGGAACTTCCCGATCGCCACCATGCTCAGGTAACTGGCCATCGGCGTGTTCTCGGCCCAGCGCCAGGTGGTCCAGCCGCCGGCGCTGGTCTTGCCGCCCGGCACACCGTTGCTGACCGCGGTCAGGCCGTCCGGGACGGTGATCTCGAACCGATAGGTGGCCTTGTCCGACGGGTGGTCGTTGACCGGGAACCAGGTGCTGGCCGACTCGGGCTGGCCGAGCGCGATCGCACCGTCGGAGGTGTGCAGCCAACCGCCCTCGCCGACCACGTGGTTCTTCAGCGCCTTCGGCTTGCCCGCGTACGTGATCTCGGCGGTGAAGTCCCGGCCCGACACCAGGCCCTCGGTCGGGGTGACGACCAGCTCGTTCTTGTCCTGACGATGCGTGGCCGGAGCACCGTCCACGGTGACCGCGCCCACCGTCAGGTGGGCCAGGTCGAGGTTGAACGACGACAGGTCGGCCGTCGCCTTGGCCTGCACCGAAGTGACGCCACTCAGCTGGTCCTTCGCCGGGTCGTAGCGAACCTTCACCGTGTAGGCGGCGACGTCGTAGCCGCCGTTGCCGTAGCCGGGAAAGTAGGCGTCGCCGGCACCCGCGGCGCCCGGCTGGAAGTCCGGTGCCGGCGGCTCGCTCGGCGACACCGATGGCGACGGCGCCGCCGTCTCCTCCGGCGCGGCCGACTCGCAGCCGGTCAGCCCCAGCGCCCCCACCAGCAGCAGAGCCACGCCCCGCCGCAGGTGCACCCGTTCACCCGTCATCGCCTGTCCTCTCCCCGTGGTTCGTGACCGGTCGATCGCCGGCCACCACGACCAGCCCCGATCCGATCGCAGGCGGCAGCCTACCGACGGATGATCACCACGAGAACGTCGATGCGGCGGTGCTGACGCGACATCCCCCGGCCGAGGATGGCCGGGCGGAGGAGGCGGCCGAGGTCAGGGCAGGGCGGGCGGGGCGGTGCCGGTCAGCCAGGTGTCGAAGAACGGACCCAGCGCACGCCCGGAGACCCGCTCGGCCAGGGCGACGAGGTCCGCGGTGGTCGCCGTGCCGTCCCGACGTTCGGTGGTCCACGAACGCAGGATCTCGAAGAAGGCGTCGTCGCCGACGGTACGCCGCAACGCATGCACGGCCAGCGCCCCGCGCTTGTAGACGGCGGTGCCGAACATCTGGCCGGGGCCGGGGTCCAGGGCGGGTCGGGACCAGTCGGTGGCCGCGTACTGGAGCTCGAAGTTGCGTTGGGCGCTGCGTCCGCCGTCGTGTTCCTCCCACAGCCACTCGGCGTAGCTGGCGAAGCCCTCGTTGATCCAGATGTCGCCCCAGCGGGCCAGCGCCACGCTGTTGCCGAACCACTGATGGGCCAGTTCGTGGGCGACCACGCCGTAGTTCGGCTCGCCGTCGCGGAAGAAGCCGGGCCCGTAGACCGGCCGGGACTGCGTCTCCAGCGCGTACCCGATCCGGCCGTCGGCGACCACCACCCCGCCGTACGACTCGAACGGGTACGGCCCGAAGCGGGTCGCCAGGAAGTCGGCGATCTCGCCGGTCCGCGCCAGGGAGGCGGCCTCCGGCCCGGTGGCCGGCCGCCCGGCCGGCACCGCCGTGATCATGGGCTTGCCGGCGTGGTCGCCCGTCTGGACGCGGTAGTCCCCGATCACCAGCGTGGTCAGGTAACTCGCCATCGGCGAACGCTCGGCCCAACGCCAGGTGGTCCAGCCGTCGGCGGTGGTCCGCTCCCCGGGGACTCCGTTGCTGAGCGCGGCGAGCCCGTCGGGAACGGTCACCTCGATGTCGTACGTGGCCTTGTCGGAGGGGTGGTCGTTGACCGGGAACCAGGTCGCCGCCGAGTGCGGCTGGCCGAGCGCGATCGCACCGTCGTCGGTGTGGTGGAACCCGCCGCTGCCCAGCACGCCGTCGCTGATCGGCTCGGGCACGCCCGCGTACGCCACCTCGACGGTGAACCGGCTTCCCGAGCCGAGCCCCTGGCCCGGGGTGACCACCAACTCGCCGGCGTCCTGCCGGTGTCGTGCCGAAGCACCGTCCACGGTGACCGAGCTGACGTCCAGACCGGACAGGTCCAGGTTGAACCGGGACAGCTCCTGGGTCGCCGTCGCGGTGATCTCGGCACGACCGGTGAGCCGGTCGTCGGCCGGGTCGTAGCGCACCCCGAGTCGGTAGTGGACCACGTCGTACCCGCCGTTGCCGCTACCCGGCACGTACGGGTCGGCGAGATCCACGCTGCCCGCCCGATACCCGTCCCGCTGCTCCGCCGCGTCACCGGTGCAGCTGACCACCGCGACCGCGGCCACCAC
This is a stretch of genomic DNA from Micromonospora sp. WMMD1082. It encodes these proteins:
- a CDS encoding LCP family protein is translated as MLLGGNRRRLTLVLAGLVTLAVVALIGVVVARTVTDNRAAPTAGTTNPSAQPSPSPSTPPPGADITGPLNLLLVGIDTRVSVPGWEPHADAVLLLHVPAGLSRAYLFSLPRDLVVDIPAYEPAGYRGGRTKLTHAMSYGSRVPDRPKQPDPAQGYELLRQTVSDYTGLRIDAGAVLTFGGFDELVDSLGGVDIHVDQRVVSRHRQPDGKHREPGPGVGGYVGPQMVYEPGDRHLNGWQALDYARQRYLPGGDYARQRHQQQLIRALVGKILDEDLARQPERVEQVVTALGDTLLYVGGRRIVDFAYALGTLSPQALTLVGLPGASVGRGSAYRGEELTQVGRRFLTELRAGRVDAFLADNPKLKVPS
- a CDS encoding M1 family metallopeptidase, encoding MTGERVHLRRGVALLLVGALGLTGCESAAPEETAAPSPSVSPSEPPAPDFQPGAAGAGDAYFPGYGNGGYDVAAYTVKVRYDPAKDQLSGVTSVQAKATADLSSFNLDLAHLTVGAVTVDGAPATHRQDKNELVVTPTEGLVSGRDFTAEITYAGKPKALKNHVVGEGGWLHTSDGAIALGQPESASTWFPVNDHPSDKATYRFEITVPDGLTAVSNGVPGGKTSAGGWTTWRWAENTPMASYLSMVAIGKFRLTEGTHKGRPVFHAVTTKVSKGAADASIAKTVKVADYLETVFGPYPVEAYGGVVVLDERIRYALETQSRPVYSAGFFRRGENTDVVAHEVAHQWFGNSVALSRWQDIWLNEGLSSYAEWLWAEHSGEFTAKEAFDIRMQRVPAEVWRTPPGRPGVKNMFSESVYQRGAMTVHALRVSVGDKAFFDIVKTWAQEKRDANGTTEEFVALAERISGKQLDKLFDAWLYGKKKPAAPKRL
- a CDS encoding M1 family metallopeptidase, which gives rise to MVAAVAVVSCTGDAAEQRDGYRAGSVDLADPYVPGSGNGGYDVVHYRLGVRYDPADDRLTGRAEITATATQELSRFNLDLSGLDVSSVTVDGASARHRQDAGELVVTPGQGLGSGSRFTVEVAYAGVPEPISDGVLGSGGFHHTDDGAIALGQPHSAATWFPVNDHPSDKATYDIEVTVPDGLAALSNGVPGERTTADGWTTWRWAERSPMASYLTTLVIGDYRVQTGDHAGKPMITAVPAGRPATGPEAASLARTGEIADFLATRFGPYPFESYGGVVVADGRIGYALETQSRPVYGPGFFRDGEPNYGVVAHELAHQWFGNSVALARWGDIWINEGFASYAEWLWEEHDGGRSAQRNFELQYAATDWSRPALDPGPGQMFGTAVYKRGALAVHALRRTVGDDAFFEILRSWTTERRDGTATTADLVALAERVSGRALGPFFDTWLTGTAPPALP
- a CDS encoding GMC family oxidoreductase, giving the protein MRYDVVVIGSGFGGSVAALRLAEKGYSVGVLEAGRRFADDEFPQTSWRLRRFLWAPRLGCFGLQRITLLRAADRRAGGGVLVLSGAGVGGGSLVYANTLYEPLDAFYADPQWRDITDWRAELAPHYDQAKRMLGATTYPIVTGADRAMRRVAERMGVGHTFHPTPVGVHIGRPGERAADPYFGGAGPERTGCHHCGACMTGCRFGAKNTLVKNYLWLAERLGARVHPLTTVTSVRPVDGGYQVQTERTGAWLRTRRQMIHADQVVVAAGALGTQRLLHEMRERGVLPGLSARLGELTRTNSEAILGASVPRRRARERGVDFTEGVAITSSFHPDPQTHIEPVRYGRGSNAMGLLQSLLVDGGPHRLRRWLGQLLRQPGLAARMLSVRGWSERTVIALVMQSADNSLATGLRRGPFGRRLVAAPGHGTPNPTWIPAGNRAARLLAEEIDGTPGGALTEPFDIPLTAHILGGAVIGASPADGVIDPYHRVYGHPGLHVVDGAAVSANLGVNPSLTITAQAERAMSLWPNRNDPDPRPPLGQPYRRQSPIAPLWPAVSVDAPGALRW